One stretch of Archocentrus centrarchus isolate MPI-CPG fArcCen1 chromosome 5, fArcCen1, whole genome shotgun sequence DNA includes these proteins:
- the arl6ip5a gene encoding ADP-ribosylation factor-like 6 interacting protein 5a has protein sequence MSRMELMPLRPWGDFFPGSERFARPDGKDMAKWNKRVISNLLYYQTNYLALVTAVLLIVGIMKPLETITAIGVVSIVFVVSVWAGENKAAINNFKNQKPSAFVILVVVVSCIFVSMLGSVMVFIWAITVPLILIFAHASCRLRNMKNKLEHMIEGSGLKRSLMGILLDSLGQQEETSHKIHNFLDGQNN, from the exons ATGTCCAGAATGGAGCTGATGCCGCTCCGACCGTGGGGCGACTTCTTCCCCGGCTCGGAGAGATTTGCAAGACCAGACGGGAAAGATATGGCGAAATGGAACAAGAGAGTTATCAGCAACCTGCTTTATTATCAAACTAATTATCTGGCTTTGGTCACCGCCGTTCTCCTCATCGTCGG GATCATGAAACCCCTGGAGACGATCACAGCCATAGGCGTGGTGTCAATCGTGTTCGTGGTCTCAGTGTGGGCCGGGGAGAACAAAGCTGCCATCAACAACTTTAAGAATCAGAAACCATCAGCTTTTGTCATTTTGGTCGTCGTTGTCAGCTgcatatttgtttccatgctgGGGAGTGTCATGGTATTCATTTGGGCAATCACTGTGCCTCTGATTT TAATATTTGCACACGCTTCCTGTCGTCTCCGCAATATGAAGAATAAACTGGAGCACATGATAGAGGGCTCTGGACTGAAGAGGTCATTAATGGGCATTTTGCTGGATTCTCTGGGTCAGCAGGAGGAAACCTCGCATAAGATCCACAACTTTCTGGATGGACAGAATAACTAA